One stretch of Gopherus flavomarginatus isolate rGopFla2 chromosome 2, rGopFla2.mat.asm, whole genome shotgun sequence DNA includes these proteins:
- the LOC127044645 gene encoding uncharacterized protein LOC127044645, which produces MEGDTPESQYTCSQELFSSQEEASQSQQLEVAGEEETEEHARVTLTNAAGSPASRRLQNLRKNPRKSKEELIKAVMIHYNRESRKTQEWREKMYEWRQTESRRKELAIKKTSKQMISLLARQTESFESLVAMQADLYRGNPHPSQSSLSCSPVFAQNTFLQQPVSYYPQLPPTPVRSPTSPDNYNSYPVHSTPITLQHSNPEVQQTLNSNQNRTYSNL; this is translated from the exons atggagggagacaccccggagtcccagtacacatgcagccaggagctcttctcaagccaggaggaggctagccagtcgcagcagctggaagttgctggtgaggaagaaactgaggagcatgctcggg tgaccttgactaatgcagccggatcaccggcctcacgtcggttgcagaacttgagaaaaaatccccgaaaatcaaaagaagaattgatcaaagcagttatgattcactacaacagagaaagtaggaagacgcaggaatggagagagaaaatgtatgagtggaggcaaacagaaagcaggagaaaggaattggctatcaaaaaaacctcaaagcagatgataagcctcctggctcgccaaactgagtctttcgagtctctcgtagccatgcaggcagatctgtaccgtggtaacccacacccctcccaaagctctctttcttgttccccagtatttgcacaaaacacctttctccagcagccagtttcttattacccccagctgcccccaacacctgtacgatcacctaccagcccggataactataattcttaccctgtgcactccacccccattaccctgcagcatagtaatcctgaagtgcagcagacattgaacagtaatcaaaacaggacatattcaaacctctga